One Salipiger sp. H15 DNA window includes the following coding sequences:
- a CDS encoding tripartite tricarboxylate transporter TctB family protein, with translation MADRAPLLRTGVLLPFFFLIVTTVYLAAAFNIHSQFAGDGEMSPRSVPILAAIVMYVALAVVFFNEFRKPTADGPAGEMLRPLLVIVATAGYIALFRPLGYWLSTLAFSSVLFAIFHYQIRKPHLFALYAIGVTALFYGLFAGVFGVRLPTITEGFF, from the coding sequence ATGGCCGACCGCGCGCCCCTTCTCAGGACGGGTGTCCTGCTACCCTTCTTCTTCCTGATCGTCACGACCGTCTACCTGGCCGCGGCCTTCAACATTCACTCGCAATTCGCGGGTGATGGCGAAATGAGCCCGCGTTCCGTGCCGATCCTCGCCGCGATCGTGATGTATGTCGCGCTGGCCGTGGTCTTCTTCAACGAGTTCCGCAAGCCCACCGCCGACGGTCCCGCGGGCGAGATGCTGCGCCCGCTCCTCGTCATCGTGGCGACCGCCGGCTACATCGCGCTGTTCCGCCCGCTCGGCTACTGGCTCTCGACGCTGGCCTTCAGCTCGGTGCTCTTCGCGATCTTCCACTACCAGATCCGCAAGCCGCATCTCTTCGCCCTCTATGCCATCGGCGTGACGGCCCTGTTCTACGGGCTCTTCGCGGGCGTCTTCGGCGTGCGCCTGCCCACCATCACCGAGGGTTTCTTCTGA
- a CDS encoding tripartite tricarboxylate transporter substrate binding protein, producing the protein MKRTLIGAVAAITSALVPLAALAEYPERDVRMVVPWGAGGGTDGIVRKVTTLAEESFGGTIYVENIEGGNSATGVGQVMAAKGDGYTLGALTYDSVVTVPWQGMLPSYKMDKLDLIARITSEADAIIVDANSDYQSLDDLLAAAKENPGKVRIGVQNLGGRVHLTLLQLQKLTDTEFKIVSYPGGAAPQKEALLSDEVDVVMTSLGDFANLIEDGTARGLVEFSDAKNPTYDVPTAQEAGVELLNGSFIVIAAPAGTPEDVVAKIEAAYEQAYNSAEFQDWLATIGVTPNWLAGDELDAWADETAQGLFTEMDALVEAGILSK; encoded by the coding sequence ATGAAACGCACTCTCATCGGCGCGGTTGCCGCCATCACCTCGGCCCTCGTGCCGCTTGCCGCCCTGGCGGAATACCCGGAGCGTGACGTGCGCATGGTCGTGCCGTGGGGCGCGGGCGGCGGCACCGATGGCATCGTGCGCAAGGTGACCACGCTGGCCGAGGAGTCCTTCGGCGGCACGATCTACGTCGAGAACATCGAGGGCGGCAACTCCGCGACCGGCGTCGGCCAAGTGATGGCTGCCAAGGGCGACGGCTACACGCTCGGTGCGCTGACCTACGACAGCGTCGTGACCGTTCCGTGGCAGGGCATGCTGCCGAGCTACAAGATGGACAAGCTCGACCTGATCGCCCGCATCACCAGCGAGGCCGACGCGATCATCGTCGACGCCAACTCCGACTACCAGTCGCTCGACGACCTGCTCGCCGCGGCGAAGGAGAACCCGGGCAAGGTGCGCATCGGCGTGCAGAACCTCGGCGGCCGCGTGCACCTGACGCTGCTGCAGCTGCAGAAGCTCACCGACACCGAGTTCAAGATCGTCTCCTACCCGGGCGGCGCCGCTCCGCAGAAGGAAGCGCTGCTGTCCGACGAGGTCGACGTGGTGATGACCTCGCTCGGCGACTTCGCCAACCTGATCGAGGACGGCACCGCGCGCGGCCTGGTGGAATTCTCGGACGCCAAGAACCCGACCTATGACGTCCCGACCGCCCAGGAAGCCGGCGTCGAGCTGCTGAACGGCTCGTTCATCGTCATCGCCGCGCCCGCGGGCACCCCCGAGGACGTGGTGGCCAAGATCGAGGCCGCCTACGAGCAGGCCTACAACTCGGCCGAGTTCCAGGACTGGCTCGCCACCATCGGCGTGACCCCGAACTGGCTTGCCGGTGACGAGCTCGACGCCTGGGCCGACGAGACCGCGCAGGGCCTCTTCACCGAGATGGACGCGCTGGTCGAGGCTGGCATCCTGTCGAAGTAA